Genomic DNA from Enterococcus saccharolyticus subsp. saccharolyticus:
CGTTCTACCCCGTTTGAATTTAATACAGAACCGATTATGCAACGTGCTTGGGCTGAAAATAAGAGAGTTGTGGTTCCAAAGTCACTACCGAAGCGTCAGTTAGCTTTTTATGAAGTAGACGCGCGAACAGCTTATCGAACCACTAAATTTGGTGTAGATGAACCGATCAGCGCGTTACATGTTTCAAAAGAAGAAATTGATGTGTTACTTGTTCCAGGTATTATTTTTTCAAAAGATGGGTATCGAATTGGTTTTGGCGGTGGTTTTTATGATCGCTACTTAGCGGAATATAAGGGACGAACCTGTAGTTTAATTTTTTCGGAACAATTGAATAATGACTGGCAACACGATTCATTTGACCTTCCTGTTGCG
This window encodes:
- a CDS encoding 5-formyltetrahydrofolate cyclo-ligase, encoding MEKTELRQSGIATLKKLAEQPKKKAKKEEMILALFFASRIWKEANVIGMIRSTPFEFNTEPIMQRAWAENKRVVVPKSLPKRQLAFYEVDARTAYRTTKFGVDEPISALHVSKEEIDVLLVPGIIFSKDGYRIGFGGGFYDRYLAEYKGRTCSLIFSEQLNNDWQHDSFDLPVARIFTDTFKGVTYE